In a genomic window of uncultured Flavobacterium sp.:
- a CDS encoding DUF3472 domain-containing protein produces the protein MKNIFYLFLALALVSFSPVKGATPSIEKNKIENPKTKISLPLAGNAFSNKHIDGSTTITENGIENWTDSKEVFTAYFRIYKAGTFQITVEESVEVFGKSELEFSINGISKKVKFDTTKKAITVGSWTINKEGYVAVKIKGISKTGNQFPSLNRLTISSEDYDGKISYVPNNEGNFYHWGRRGPSVHLNYQIPETTNAEWYYNEVTVPENEDKIGSYFMANGFGEGYFGIQVNSATERRILFSVWSPFETDDPKSIPETQKIKMLKKGENVHSGEFGSEGSGGQSYLKYNWKAGTTYKFLLHGIPQNNNSTNYTAYFFAPELKKWILIASFNRPQTNTYLKRFHSFLENFVPEQGNLSRKVLFNNQWICDDKGNWSEINSVRFTTDNTGTKEYRMDFSGGLEKGSFYLKDGGFFNDYTTPKTIFTRPLNNKKPEIDFSKLP, from the coding sequence ATGAAAAACATATTTTACTTATTTCTTGCTTTAGCATTGGTTTCTTTTTCTCCTGTAAAAGGTGCTACACCTTCAATTGAAAAAAACAAAATAGAAAATCCGAAAACCAAAATTTCGCTTCCACTTGCCGGAAACGCTTTTAGTAATAAACATATCGACGGAAGCACAACAATTACAGAAAATGGTATCGAAAACTGGACGGACTCTAAAGAAGTTTTTACAGCTTATTTTAGAATTTATAAAGCGGGAACTTTTCAAATTACCGTAGAAGAATCTGTAGAAGTTTTTGGAAAATCAGAATTGGAATTTTCGATTAACGGAATTTCTAAAAAAGTAAAATTCGACACTACAAAAAAAGCAATAACCGTTGGAAGCTGGACAATCAACAAAGAAGGTTATGTTGCCGTTAAAATAAAAGGAATCAGCAAAACAGGAAATCAGTTTCCGTCTCTGAATCGCTTAACAATTTCAAGTGAAGATTATGACGGTAAAATTTCTTATGTTCCAAATAACGAAGGAAACTTTTATCATTGGGGACGCCGCGGACCATCTGTACATTTAAATTATCAGATTCCGGAAACTACAAATGCCGAATGGTATTATAACGAAGTTACGGTTCCTGAAAATGAAGATAAAATAGGCTCATATTTCATGGCAAATGGTTTTGGAGAAGGTTATTTTGGAATTCAGGTAAACTCAGCGACAGAGCGAAGAATTTTGTTTTCAGTCTGGAGTCCGTTTGAGACAGACGATCCGAAAAGTATTCCGGAAACGCAAAAAATTAAAATGCTTAAAAAAGGCGAAAACGTTCATTCAGGAGAATTTGGAAGCGAAGGTTCAGGCGGTCAGAGTTACTTGAAATACAATTGGAAAGCCGGAACAACTTATAAATTCTTGCTTCACGGAATTCCTCAAAACAATAATAGCACCAATTACACCGCGTATTTTTTTGCTCCCGAATTGAAAAAATGGATTTTGATTGCCAGTTTCAACCGTCCGCAAACCAATACTTATTTAAAAAGATTTCATTCATTTTTAGAAAATTTTGTTCCTGAACAGGGCAATTTATCACGCAAAGTTTTATTCAATAATCAATGGATTTGCGATGATAAAGGAAATTGGTCAGAGATTAATTCGGTACGTTTTACAACAGATAATACCGGTACAAAAGAATACCGAATGGATTTTTCCGGCGGACTAGAAAAAGGTTCTTTCTATCTAAAAGACGGTGGATTCTTTAACGATTATACAACACCTAAAACCATTTTTACCAGACCATTAAACAATAAAAAACCAGAAATCGATTTTAGTAAATTACCTTAA
- a CDS encoding M60 family metallopeptidase has translation MKQLVLLCILFFLSKGNGYAQNSIDSISIKEDLAFFNDNLATKLKKNIKQQELDKIKNKEIHDAALQMLKSDYDFNYRLATYNAYLSPTALGKKLSIGDGYSKYENITGIYLPLGKHIILVDNIAKNKTVDLVIPNWNRQPPAGMDPDKDPNWGIEKKTYPLKNGVNIIDVKDFGGLAYINYYSEEPKKENAIKIHFIDAQINGFFDSEKQKNEDWNKLLDNTVYPMIDARGKYIQTIYPKADLKKYAYNKGVELLNCYDTLIHRQHRLMGLIKYNLVPNNRILARVNYNYYMFRDEDGIAYMGGKSGYALGMVLDPAQVIAGDPAWGFSHETGHVHQLTPYFSWAGLCEVSNNVFTMYVIKSLGIKSRLLEGNYYDSARKKVIETKESYLKVGGSFEPLVPFWQLQLYFEKAGKNPDFYPDLFEAFRKQANAFDKLKVKADENPAVYQLNFIKTACEVSKVDLTDFFDAYGFFYVGNFDGDCYGAYHYNMTEKMVTDCKKEIKSKNYPKPVLDITTLTD, from the coding sequence ATGAAACAACTTGTTTTACTTTGCATTTTATTTTTCCTTTCAAAAGGTAATGGTTACGCACAAAATTCTATAGACTCAATTTCTATAAAAGAAGATTTAGCTTTTTTTAATGATAATTTAGCCACGAAATTAAAAAAGAACATAAAACAGCAAGAATTAGATAAAATTAAAAATAAGGAAATTCACGATGCAGCCTTGCAAATGCTTAAAAGCGATTATGATTTCAATTATAGATTAGCGACTTACAACGCTTATTTATCGCCAACAGCTTTAGGAAAAAAATTATCAATTGGTGATGGTTATAGCAAATATGAAAACATTACAGGTATTTATTTGCCTTTGGGAAAACACATAATTCTTGTAGACAATATTGCTAAAAATAAAACTGTAGATTTAGTTATTCCAAACTGGAACAGACAACCGCCTGCAGGAATGGATCCTGATAAAGATCCTAATTGGGGAATCGAAAAGAAAACATATCCGCTAAAAAATGGCGTAAACATTATAGATGTAAAAGACTTTGGTGGTTTGGCTTACATCAATTATTATTCTGAAGAACCTAAAAAGGAAAACGCAATTAAAATTCATTTTATTGATGCCCAAATAAATGGATTTTTTGATTCAGAAAAACAAAAAAATGAAGATTGGAATAAACTTCTGGACAACACTGTTTATCCAATGATAGATGCCCGAGGAAAGTATATTCAAACCATTTATCCTAAAGCAGATTTAAAAAAATATGCCTACAATAAAGGCGTGGAATTACTAAATTGTTATGACACTTTGATCCATCGCCAACATCGACTTATGGGATTAATTAAATACAATCTTGTCCCAAACAATAGGATTTTGGCTCGTGTAAACTACAATTATTATATGTTTAGAGACGAAGACGGAATCGCTTATATGGGCGGAAAATCTGGTTATGCATTAGGAATGGTACTTGATCCCGCACAAGTAATTGCCGGCGATCCGGCATGGGGATTTAGCCACGAAACTGGTCATGTACATCAACTAACGCCTTATTTTAGTTGGGCAGGACTTTGTGAAGTAAGCAATAATGTTTTCACAATGTATGTCATCAAATCATTAGGAATTAAATCTCGTCTTTTAGAAGGTAACTACTATGATTCTGCAAGAAAAAAAGTTATCGAAACAAAAGAAAGTTATTTAAAAGTCGGTGGAAGTTTTGAACCTCTTGTGCCTTTTTGGCAACTGCAATTGTACTTCGAAAAAGCAGGTAAAAATCCTGATTTTTATCCTGACCTTTTTGAAGCTTTTAGAAAACAAGCCAACGCGTTTGATAAACTAAAAGTAAAGGCTGATGAAAATCCGGCTGTTTACCAACTTAATTTTATAAAAACAGCTTGTGAAGTCAGTAAAGTTGATTTAACCGATTTTTTTGATGCATACGGATTCTTTTATGTGGGCAATTTCGACGGAGATTGTTATGGAGCATATCACTATAATATGACCGAAAAAATGGTAACGGATTGCAAAAAAGAAATAAAATCAAAAAATTATCCTAAACCAGTTTTAGATATTACGACATTGACTGATTAA
- a CDS encoding DUF5107 domain-containing protein codes for MKLKPFLSILLFGSLFVNAQNKPTIKEYKKVFTTYPFSDPDPIPKPDTKVYPYFRFDGFTNKPIQKEWKVIELENDYIKLMILPEIGGKVWSAIEKSTGKDFVYNNHVIKFRDIAMRGPWTSGGVEGNYGIIGHTPNCATPVDYTTITRPDGSVSCVIGVLDLLTRTSWKLDINLPKDKAYFTTNSFWFNATDAEQPYYTWMNTGIKASENLQFIYPGQSYIGHNGEHNSWPIDKENGKDLSFYKNNNFGGYKSYHVFGKYDDFFGGYYHDEDFGMGRYGNHDDKPGKKIWIWGLSQQGMIWEKLLTDTDGQYVEVQSGRLFNQASEGSNLTPFKQRSFAPYQTDSWTEYWFPVKQTKGFVKANNYGAVNVKNENGWLKIYLSPLQKLNEKLEVFDNNKKIYSKDISVNTLQVFKDSIQISVDENKLKLTLGENKLVWNSAPEDGNLARPLEVPKDFDNNSVYGLYLQGKNYISFKDYVKAEENLNACLKKDPNYAPALSDLASLQIRKLQYKEAVISASKALAIDTYNPAANYYYGIANLHLGNITDAKDGFDIAASSVEFRSAAYTALSKIYFSENDQSKAIEYAEKSLLNNQYNLEGLQVLAVLYRLQNNSAKANEILNKINTVDPLNHFADFERFLLENSEASKQHFTSLIQNEMPEQTYLELGIWYQHLGRKDEALKVFSLAVPSAEILYWKAFLEGKSVDLSKIQPGISFPFRGETAIILEKLIPTNDQWQLKYHLALIEWNRDNLSKAKELFIQCGSKPNDPAFYAAKASLFKDDSNVVIASLQQALKLDNQGWRYHKLLAEHYISQKQYDKAFAIAEPFYKKHTDNYLMGMLYGKILLLNKKYVAADAFLTKLEILPFEGATAGRQLYHEAKLMQALAEMKNKQYKKALQFIADAKLFPENLGVGKPYDVDIDERLENWLDYQCYTSLGDSEKAKQSLQKITAFNPKIDNTVMNFLPANQLVSAWAIEKTSSANEAEKWLKSQANLYPTNKIVQWTLLVYTKKPSDILTADEKDGEVRIIEKL; via the coding sequence ATGAAACTTAAACCTTTCTTATCAATTCTACTTTTTGGAAGCCTGTTTGTCAACGCACAAAATAAACCCACAATAAAAGAATACAAAAAAGTATTCACGACCTATCCGTTTTCAGATCCTGATCCAATTCCTAAACCAGATACAAAAGTGTATCCGTATTTTCGTTTTGATGGTTTTACAAACAAACCAATTCAGAAAGAATGGAAAGTTATTGAGCTTGAAAATGATTATATCAAACTAATGATTCTGCCTGAAATTGGTGGAAAAGTTTGGTCGGCAATAGAAAAATCAACCGGAAAAGACTTTGTTTACAACAATCACGTAATCAAATTTAGAGATATTGCCATGCGCGGTCCGTGGACAAGCGGCGGTGTAGAAGGAAATTACGGAATCATCGGGCATACGCCAAATTGCGCCACTCCTGTTGATTATACAACGATAACAAGACCAGACGGAAGTGTAAGCTGTGTTATTGGAGTTTTGGATTTATTGACTCGAACTTCTTGGAAATTAGACATTAATTTGCCTAAAGACAAAGCCTATTTTACAACAAATTCGTTTTGGTTTAACGCAACAGATGCAGAACAACCTTATTATACCTGGATGAATACCGGTATAAAAGCATCAGAAAATTTACAATTTATTTATCCCGGACAAAGTTATATTGGTCATAACGGAGAACATAATTCGTGGCCAATCGACAAAGAAAATGGCAAAGATTTATCTTTCTATAAAAACAATAATTTTGGCGGTTACAAATCGTATCACGTTTTTGGAAAATATGATGATTTCTTTGGAGGATATTACCATGACGAAGATTTTGGAATGGGACGATACGGAAATCACGATGACAAACCCGGCAAAAAAATATGGATTTGGGGATTGTCGCAACAAGGAATGATTTGGGAAAAATTACTAACCGATACTGACGGTCAATATGTAGAAGTTCAAAGCGGAAGATTATTCAATCAAGCCAGCGAAGGCAGCAATTTAACTCCTTTCAAACAGCGTTCTTTTGCACCTTATCAAACAGATTCATGGACAGAATACTGGTTTCCGGTAAAACAAACAAAAGGTTTTGTAAAAGCCAATAATTATGGAGCTGTTAATGTAAAAAACGAAAATGGCTGGTTGAAAATCTATCTTTCTCCACTTCAAAAACTAAACGAAAAATTAGAAGTTTTTGACAATAATAAAAAAATCTATTCTAAAGATATTTCGGTAAATACATTACAAGTATTCAAAGATTCAATTCAGATTTCAGTTGATGAAAACAAATTAAAACTTACGCTTGGCGAAAATAAATTAGTTTGGAATTCAGCACCCGAAGATGGTAATTTGGCTCGACCGTTAGAAGTTCCTAAAGATTTTGACAACAATTCGGTTTATGGATTATATCTTCAGGGAAAAAATTATATCAGTTTTAAAGATTACGTAAAAGCAGAAGAAAATCTAAATGCATGTTTGAAAAAAGATCCAAACTACGCTCCTGCCCTTTCTGATTTAGCCTCTTTGCAAATTAGAAAATTACAATATAAAGAAGCTGTAATTTCAGCAAGTAAAGCCTTAGCGATCGACACTTATAATCCTGCAGCCAATTATTACTACGGAATTGCAAATCTGCATTTAGGAAATATAACTGATGCAAAAGACGGTTTTGACATTGCCGCTTCAAGCGTAGAATTTCGCAGCGCCGCTTATACCGCTTTGAGTAAAATTTACTTTAGTGAAAACGATCAATCAAAAGCGATTGAATATGCCGAGAAAAGTTTGCTAAACAATCAGTACAATCTTGAAGGTTTACAAGTTCTGGCAGTACTTTATCGTCTGCAAAATAATTCCGCGAAAGCGAATGAAATCTTAAATAAAATAAATACCGTTGATCCGTTAAATCATTTTGCAGATTTTGAACGATTCCTTTTGGAAAATTCAGAAGCTTCAAAACAGCATTTCACTTCACTTATACAAAATGAAATGCCGGAACAAACCTATCTTGAATTAGGAATTTGGTATCAGCATCTTGGCCGCAAGGACGAAGCGCTAAAAGTTTTTTCACTTGCGGTTCCAAGTGCTGAAATCCTATATTGGAAAGCATTTCTCGAAGGAAAATCGGTTGATTTAAGTAAAATACAACCCGGAATCAGCTTTCCTTTTAGAGGAGAAACAGCAATAATTCTGGAGAAATTAATTCCGACAAACGATCAATGGCAATTGAAATATCATCTGGCTTTAATTGAGTGGAATCGTGATAATCTTTCGAAAGCAAAAGAATTATTTATACAATGTGGTTCAAAACCAAATGATCCGGCTTTTTATGCCGCAAAAGCATCTTTGTTCAAAGACGATTCTAATGTTGTAATTGCAAGCCTTCAGCAAGCTTTGAAATTGGATAATCAAGGTTGGAGATATCATAAATTATTGGCAGAACATTATATCAGTCAAAAACAATATGACAAAGCGTTTGCAATTGCAGAACCGTTTTATAAAAAACATACAGACAATTATTTAATGGGAATGCTGTATGGAAAAATATTGTTGCTCAACAAAAAATATGTTGCTGCAGATGCTTTCCTGACCAAATTAGAAATTCTTCCGTTTGAAGGTGCAACTGCGGGAAGACAATTGTATCATGAAGCAAAATTGATGCAGGCTCTAGCCGAAATGAAAAACAAGCAATACAAAAAAGCATTACAATTTATTGCCGATGCAAAACTGTTTCCGGAAAATCTGGGCGTAGGAAAACCGTATGATGTTGATATTGACGAAAGACTTGAAAATTGGTTGGATTATCAATGTTACACAAGTCTTGGCGATAGTGAAAAAGCAAAACAATCTTTACAGAAAATCACTGCTTTTAATCCGAAAATTGATAATACGGTTATGAATTTTTTACCGGCAAATCAATTGGTTTCTGCTTGGGCAATCGAGAAAACTTCATCAGCAAATGAAGCAGAAAAGTGGTTAAAAAGTCAGGCAAATTTATATCCCACAAATAAAATTGTGCAATGGACATTATTAGTTTACACTAAAAAACCATCTGATATTTTAACTGCTGACGAAAAAGATGGAGAAGTTAGAATCATCGAAAAATTATAA
- a CDS encoding DUF6067 family protein, translated as MKPNLKNRQILSRILIICICIFSIPLAAQQIKYTDGNDSWNPNLIGNHRVVVDFAGKDNVAKTTIEWRRRDEKPELKKIIVQDASGKEIQNVKTTDINREKGTIYFEPVSGKGTYYVYYMPYIDEGDANYPKGVYAKPEDKADAQWLSKIKANLGDNCTVKEIQSVNAFNSFYPMEVIATAAETNDLIAKNNGNSFLVFPEDRLYSIRMKNDLPQRWIQKGVQSTFADTALKGEYLAFQLGIYALQDLGNVKVTFSNLISSNGAIIEAKDISCINTDGTRYDASPFTANVSVSKGKIQALWCGIDVPQTAAAGNYTGKAIVIADGKSKEITLQIKVSDEVTKNGGIDSPEKMTRLKWLNSTLAQENTVIAPYTPLVVKDSEISLLGRKLSIGANGFPSQIQTYFTPEMTSIGTKANDILSAPLAFHFVDASGKESLQWKNAGLKFTKKEAGTVAWESTSTSQSVQMDVNASIEFDGFLHYTVKVTALEDLTFNDINFQLPFQPTSAKYMMGLGQKGGERPANFDWKWDVAHKNQDGAWIGNVNSGLQFSLRDEKYSRPLNTNFYLQKPLLLPTSWGNENKGGITITPNQKSVLVNAYSGARSMKKGDVLYYNFNLLITPFHKIDTDFQWDTKFYHKYSPIDTIAQTGATVINIHHANAINPYINYPFIEFKKMKSYIDEAHEKGLKVKIYNTVREVSNKAYETFALKSLGHEIYSPGKGGGFSWLQEHLGDDYIAAWFVPEIKDAAIVNSGMNRWHNYYVEGMNWLTQNVGIDGIYLDDVAFDRITMKRIKRVLTKDGHPGIIDLHSANQYNKSDGFNNSANLYMEHFPYINKLWFGEYFDYEKNQPDFFLTEVSGIPFGLMGEMLQSGGNPWRGMVYGMTNRLPWSDNADPRQIWKLWDNFGIKGSEMIGYWSENCPVKTNNDKVLATVYKKNGSALISIASWADSDVKVKLTIDWKKLGINPAKATITAPEVANFQPAQTFTAKDEITVPKGKGWLLIVK; from the coding sequence ATGAAACCAAACCTAAAAAACAGACAAATTTTAAGTAGAATATTGATCATTTGTATTTGCATTTTCAGTATTCCGTTGGCTGCACAACAAATAAAATATACAGATGGCAATGACAGCTGGAATCCTAATTTGATAGGAAATCACCGTGTTGTAGTCGATTTTGCAGGCAAAGATAATGTTGCAAAAACAACGATCGAATGGCGCAGAAGAGACGAAAAACCGGAACTAAAAAAGATCATTGTTCAAGATGCTTCAGGAAAGGAAATTCAAAACGTAAAAACAACTGATATAAACAGAGAAAAAGGCACAATTTACTTTGAGCCAGTTTCAGGAAAAGGAACTTATTATGTGTATTACATGCCTTATATTGATGAAGGCGACGCTAATTATCCAAAAGGAGTTTATGCAAAACCAGAAGATAAAGCAGATGCACAATGGCTGTCTAAAATTAAAGCTAATCTAGGCGATAATTGTACTGTAAAAGAAATTCAAAGTGTGAATGCTTTCAATAGTTTTTATCCAATGGAAGTTATTGCAACTGCAGCAGAAACTAATGATTTGATTGCAAAAAACAATGGTAATTCATTCTTGGTTTTTCCGGAAGACAGATTGTATTCTATCCGAATGAAAAATGATTTGCCACAAAGATGGATTCAAAAAGGAGTTCAAAGCACATTTGCCGATACAGCTTTAAAAGGAGAATATTTAGCTTTTCAATTAGGAATTTATGCATTACAGGATTTAGGAAATGTAAAAGTTACTTTTTCAAATTTAATCAGTTCTAACGGAGCTATAATTGAAGCAAAAGACATAAGCTGCATCAATACAGACGGAACTCGTTATGATGCATCTCCTTTTACTGCAAATGTTTCTGTTTCTAAAGGAAAAATCCAAGCATTGTGGTGCGGAATCGATGTTCCCCAAACTGCAGCAGCTGGAAATTATACCGGAAAAGCTATTGTAATTGCTGACGGAAAATCAAAAGAAATCACGCTTCAAATAAAAGTAAGCGACGAAGTAACTAAAAACGGAGGAATCGATTCTCCTGAAAAAATGACGCGTCTAAAATGGTTAAATTCTACTTTAGCACAAGAAAATACCGTTATTGCGCCTTATACACCGCTAGTTGTAAAAGATTCTGAAATCTCATTATTAGGAAGAAAATTAAGTATTGGTGCAAACGGATTTCCATCACAAATACAAACTTACTTTACGCCAGAAATGACATCAATTGGTACAAAAGCCAATGATATTTTGAGCGCTCCCCTAGCCTTTCATTTCGTGGATGCATCCGGAAAAGAATCATTACAATGGAAAAATGCAGGACTTAAATTCACTAAAAAAGAAGCTGGAACCGTTGCTTGGGAAAGCACTTCTACATCACAATCTGTTCAAATGGATGTGAATGCTTCAATTGAATTTGACGGTTTTTTACATTATACTGTAAAAGTTACAGCGCTTGAAGATCTTACTTTCAATGATATTAATTTTCAATTGCCTTTTCAGCCAACATCTGCAAAATACATGATGGGATTAGGTCAAAAAGGTGGAGAACGTCCGGCAAATTTCGACTGGAAATGGGACGTAGCACATAAAAATCAAGATGGCGCATGGATTGGAAACGTAAATTCAGGATTGCAATTTTCGCTAAGAGACGAAAAATACAGCCGTCCATTAAACACGAATTTCTATTTGCAAAAACCATTGTTATTACCAACTTCCTGGGGTAACGAAAACAAAGGTGGAATCACAATTACACCAAACCAAAAATCAGTTTTAGTAAATGCGTACAGCGGAGCTCGCAGCATGAAAAAAGGTGATGTTTTGTATTATAACTTCAACTTATTGATTACACCTTTCCATAAAATCGACACAGATTTTCAATGGGATACTAAATTCTACCACAAATACAGCCCAATTGATACAATTGCTCAAACTGGCGCAACAGTAATCAATATTCACCATGCAAATGCTATAAATCCATATATCAATTATCCTTTTATCGAATTTAAAAAGATGAAAAGTTATATCGACGAAGCGCATGAAAAAGGATTAAAAGTTAAGATTTACAATACAGTTAGAGAAGTTTCAAACAAAGCTTATGAGACTTTTGCTTTAAAAAGTTTAGGTCACGAAATCTATTCTCCAGGAAAAGGAGGCGGATTCTCTTGGTTGCAGGAACATCTTGGAGACGATTATATCGCAGCTTGGTTTGTACCCGAAATTAAAGATGCTGCAATCGTAAACAGCGGAATGAACCGTTGGCACAATTATTATGTTGAAGGAATGAATTGGTTAACCCAAAATGTTGGAATTGACGGAATTTATCTTGATGATGTTGCTTTTGACAGAATCACAATGAAACGTATTAAAAGAGTTTTAACAAAAGACGGTCATCCGGGAATTATCGATTTACACAGTGCAAATCAGTACAATAAAAGTGACGGATTCAACAATAGCGCCAACTTATATATGGAACACTTTCCATACATCAATAAACTTTGGTTTGGAGAATATTTTGATTATGAAAAAAACCAACCGGACTTTTTCTTAACAGAAGTAAGCGGAATTCCTTTTGGATTAATGGGCGAAATGTTACAAAGCGGCGGAAATCCTTGGAGAGGAATGGTTTACGGAATGACAAACAGATTACCTTGGAGCGATAATGCAGATCCAAGACAAATCTGGAAATTATGGGACAATTTTGGAATTAAAGGTTCTGAAATGATTGGATATTGGAGCGAAAACTGTCCTGTAAAAACAAACAACGATAAAGTTTTGGCAACAGTTTACAAAAAGAACGGTTCAGCATTAATTTCGATTGCAAGCTGGGCAGATTCTGATGTAAAAGTAAAACTAACAATCGACTGGAAAAAACTAGGAATCAATCCTGCAAAAGCTACAATTACAGCTCCGGAAGTTGCTAATTTTCAACCGGCACAGACTTTTACTGCAAAAGATGAAATAACTGTTCCTAAAGGAAAAGGATGGTTACTTATTGTTAAGTAA
- a CDS encoding M1 family metallopeptidase — translation MNNRFLKYTVLSLVALACQNIEAQNTDQNKDEASTYRVTALKVHDLMHTKLDVSFDYGKRNLNGKAWLTLKPHFYETDALTLDAKGMEFKEIAIVQGAKKTPLKYTYDNEQVFITLNRKYKSTEKYVVYIDYIAKPDELKVKGSNAITDAKGLYFINPDGKADKPIQIWTQGETEASSAWFPTIDKPNQKTTSEISMTVESKYVTLSNGKLTAQKANKNGTRTDTWKMDLPHSPYLFMMAVGDFKIYKDTYNGKEVSYYLEPKYAPYAKQIFGKTPDMMKFYGKTLGVEYPWVKYAQVVARDYVSGAMENTSATLHGEYVQKTERELLDDNQESTIAHELFHQWFGDYVTAESWSNLTMNESFATFGEVIWHGHDAGQDAEDRSRYEKLQNCLRSSKDGISPPLARFYYKDKEDMFDNISYSKGSIILYAAKNQMGDEAFYKSLNRYLTTNAYKSGETHQLRLAMEEVTGKDWNPYFNQWYYQGGNPILNVEYGYADGKATIAVKQTQASSTQTFSLPLKVDFYVNGTKIRKDILIDQREQNFSFDVPAQPTFVDLDPDKILVGQVIENKKVSDYLFQYKNVPTYYNRIEAIKFAGKEKSHDAQLILLAGLDDQQDDLRVMSVKAIDLSDAQIKDAAIKTLLNLAKNDKKTAVKAAALVKLAATGDASYKGLMEESIKNQSYNVIAGGISGLSKYSADEADKALSTLDDDTKKHVTPLIKRLNSQK, via the coding sequence ATGAATAACAGATTTCTAAAATATACTGTTTTAAGCTTAGTTGCTTTGGCTTGTCAGAATATTGAGGCGCAAAATACGGACCAAAATAAAGACGAAGCATCGACTTATAGAGTTACAGCATTAAAAGTTCATGATTTAATGCATACAAAACTCGATGTATCATTTGATTATGGAAAACGCAATTTAAACGGAAAAGCGTGGCTTACTTTAAAACCTCATTTTTACGAAACTGATGCTCTTACGCTTGACGCGAAAGGAATGGAGTTTAAAGAAATTGCTATAGTTCAGGGCGCTAAAAAAACGCCTTTGAAATATACGTATGACAACGAACAGGTTTTTATTACATTGAACAGAAAGTATAAAAGCACTGAAAAATACGTCGTTTACATCGATTATATCGCAAAACCTGATGAATTAAAAGTAAAAGGAAGTAACGCAATTACAGACGCTAAAGGTTTATATTTTATAAATCCTGACGGAAAAGCTGACAAACCAATTCAGATTTGGACACAAGGAGAAACGGAAGCTTCTTCGGCTTGGTTTCCAACAATTGACAAACCAAATCAGAAAACAACTTCAGAAATTTCAATGACCGTAGAGTCTAAATATGTGACTTTATCAAACGGAAAATTGACGGCACAAAAAGCCAACAAAAATGGTACTCGTACGGACACCTGGAAAATGGATTTACCGCATTCTCCGTATTTGTTTATGATGGCTGTTGGAGATTTTAAAATTTACAAAGACACTTATAACGGCAAAGAAGTTAGCTATTATCTGGAGCCAAAATATGCGCCTTATGCAAAACAAATCTTCGGAAAAACTCCGGATATGATGAAGTTTTACGGCAAAACTTTAGGTGTAGAATATCCTTGGGTAAAATATGCTCAGGTTGTTGCCAGAGATTACGTTTCGGGCGCAATGGAAAATACATCGGCAACTTTGCACGGTGAATATGTACAGAAAACAGAAAGAGAATTACTGGACGATAATCAGGAAAGTACAATTGCTCACGAACTTTTTCACCAATGGTTTGGAGATTATGTTACAGCTGAATCGTGGTCAAATTTAACAATGAACGAATCTTTTGCCACTTTTGGTGAAGTAATCTGGCACGGTCACGATGCCGGACAAGATGCAGAAGACAGATCTCGTTATGAGAAATTACAAAACTGTTTGCGTTCTTCAAAAGATGGTATAAGTCCGCCTTTGGCACGTTTTTATTACAAAGACAAAGAAGATATGTTTGACAATATCAGCTATTCAAAAGGTTCGATTATATTGTATGCAGCGAAAAATCAAATGGGAGACGAAGCGTTTTACAAATCATTAAACCGTTATTTAACTACAAATGCTTACAAATCCGGAGAAACACACCAATTGCGTTTAGCGATGGAAGAAGTTACCGGAAAAGACTGGAATCCATACTTTAACCAATGGTATTATCAAGGAGGAAATCCTATTTTGAATGTTGAATACGGATATGCAGACGGAAAAGCTACAATTGCAGTAAAACAAACACAAGCAAGTTCAACACAGACTTTTAGTTTACCATTAAAAGTAGATTTTTATGTAAACGGAACTAAAATCAGAAAAGACATTTTGATCGATCAAAGAGAGCAAAATTTCAGTTTTGATGTTCCGGCGCAACCTACTTTTGTAGATCTTGATCCTGATAAAATTTTAGTTGGTCAGGTAATTGAGAACAAAAAAGTATCAGATTATTTGTTCCAATACAAAAATGTTCCAACGTATTATAATAGAATTGAAGCGATAAAATTTGCAGGCAAAGAGAAAAGTCATGATGCACAACTTATCCTTTTGGCAGGTTTAGATGATCAACAAGACGACTTGCGTGTAATGAGTGTAAAAGCAATTGATTTATCAGATGCTCAAATCAAAGATGCAGCAATTAAGACTTTGCTTAACCTTGCAAAAAATGATAAAAAGACAGCCGTAAAAGCTGCTGCACTTGTAAAATTAGCAGCAACAGGCGATGCTTCTTATAAAGGATTAATGGAGGAAAGCATTAAAAATCAATCTTATAATGTAATCGCGGGCGGAATTTCTGGTTTGTCTAAATATTCTGCAGATGAAGCTGACAAAGCATTATCGACATTAGATGATGATACTAAAAAACATGTAACGCCTTTAATTAAACGATTAAACAGCCAAAAATAA